Proteins found in one Syntrophales bacterium genomic segment:
- a CDS encoding acyl-CoA dehydrogenase, translated as MASKWIDERDFAFLLHEVFQIGTELLGRGPFSDHDVDMVNMVLNEAAKLAENEIAPTYPDEVHKKTVEAEFRDGTVFVPEAYHRLWQLYSEGGWMCTSDEYEYGGQQLPAVVSAAAAHMFLSCNQAFVMFPGLTHGAARLLIDFFEHPLKKIIIEKMFTGQWAGTMCLTEPGAGSDVGALTTVAKRNPDGTFSIIGSKSFISAGDHNLTENIIHPVLARIEGDPGGTRGISIFVVPKIRINDDGSLGAPNDVTCGNIESKMGIHGNPTCTLNFGDNGTCVGYLMGEERQGMRIMFHMMNEERQGVGMMGVAMATAAYRHAVEYARERFQGTDIMAGKDPDAPQVPIIRHPDVRRMLLKQKSIVEGIRALAMLCYYTMDKKMVAETEEEKTKWADMGDILIPLVKAYCTDLGMVVNDLAVQTFGGYGYCREYPVEQMMRDQKINTIYEGTNGIQALDLLGRKLPMKKGMVFMNLLGFLQGYIAEAKAVEGLGAEATIVETALNACVTNAMEYSGMLKTNPFVPLLGAYDYMHCLSDVITGALHLKMAVVAMAALETAAGDRDRNFYTGKIESARFFVNRRTALVPARCETIRQDETSAMRIPEEAFIV; from the coding sequence ATGGCGAGCAAATGGATTGACGAACGAGACTTTGCTTTTCTGTTGCACGAGGTCTTCCAGATCGGAACTGAGCTCCTCGGCAGGGGACCCTTCAGTGACCATGACGTCGACATGGTCAATATGGTTCTCAACGAAGCTGCCAAACTGGCAGAAAACGAGATAGCCCCCACCTATCCGGACGAAGTCCACAAAAAAACCGTCGAGGCAGAGTTCAGGGACGGTACAGTGTTTGTTCCCGAGGCCTACCACAGGCTCTGGCAGCTCTATTCAGAGGGCGGATGGATGTGTACCTCCGACGAGTACGAATACGGCGGCCAGCAGCTGCCCGCCGTGGTGAGTGCCGCCGCCGCGCACATGTTCCTGTCCTGCAACCAGGCCTTCGTCATGTTTCCGGGCCTGACTCACGGAGCGGCCAGATTACTGATCGATTTCTTCGAACACCCTCTCAAAAAAATCATCATCGAGAAAATGTTCACCGGACAATGGGCCGGGACGATGTGTCTGACCGAGCCGGGCGCCGGTTCCGATGTGGGCGCCCTCACGACGGTTGCCAAGCGCAATCCCGACGGAACCTTTTCCATTATCGGCAGCAAGTCGTTCATTTCAGCGGGCGATCATAACCTGACCGAAAATATCATCCATCCCGTCCTGGCGCGGATCGAGGGCGACCCGGGCGGAACACGCGGCATTTCAATTTTTGTGGTCCCGAAGATTCGCATCAACGATGACGGTTCGCTGGGAGCACCCAACGACGTCACCTGCGGCAACATCGAAAGCAAGATGGGAATTCACGGCAACCCCACCTGCACCCTGAACTTCGGTGACAACGGTACGTGTGTGGGATACCTCATGGGTGAAGAACGCCAGGGCATGAGAATCATGTTCCACATGATGAATGAAGAGCGCCAGGGCGTGGGTATGATGGGCGTCGCCATGGCGACGGCGGCCTACCGTCATGCCGTTGAATATGCCCGGGAGAGGTTCCAGGGAACGGACATCATGGCCGGCAAGGATCCCGACGCGCCCCAGGTGCCGATCATACGGCATCCGGACGTTCGGAGAATGCTCCTCAAGCAGAAATCCATCGTGGAAGGCATACGGGCCCTGGCCATGCTCTGTTACTACACCATGGACAAGAAGATGGTAGCCGAGACGGAAGAAGAAAAAACCAAATGGGCCGATATGGGTGACATCCTTATCCCCTTGGTCAAGGCCTACTGTACCGACCTGGGCATGGTGGTCAATGACCTGGCCGTACAGACCTTCGGCGGGTACGGCTACTGCCGCGAGTATCCCGTGGAGCAGATGATGCGGGACCAGAAAATAAACACCATCTATGAGGGTACCAACGGAATCCAGGCCCTGGACCTCCTGGGACGCAAGCTGCCCATGAAAAAGGGCATGGTGTTCATGAACCTGCTGGGCTTTCTCCAGGGCTACATTGCCGAAGCGAAGGCCGTAGAAGGCCTCGGCGCCGAGGCGACCATCGTTGAAACGGCCCTCAACGCCTGTGTCACCAACGCCATGGAGTACAGCGGAATGTTAAAAACCAACCCCTTCGTCCCCCTCCTTGGTGCCTATGATTACATGCATTGCCTCAGCGACGTCATCACAGGCGCGCTGCACCTCAAGATGGCCGTCGTGGCCATGGCGGCACTGGAAACCGCCGCCGGCGACAGGGACAGGAACTTCTACACGGGCAAGATCGAATCGGCCCGATTCTTTGTCAACCGCCGGACCGCCCTTGTTCCGGCCAGATGCGAAACCATCAGGCAGGACGAAACCAGCGCCATGCGCATCCCGGAAGAGGCCTTCATTGTGTAG
- a CDS encoding LEA type 2 family protein yields MSEKRCLIPVLILAVVLFVFSCASLTLKPPSVTIVGIDVIEATLFEQRFSFTLRVRNPNSRDIPLTGLSFEVELNDLPFARGVSDRAVTVPRFGEGILTVTAVSDLADIFRQIREWTRKDQPGTFSYRIKGTLSTGFFGALTFDEKGVVELPRPRQDS; encoded by the coding sequence GTGTCCGAAAAAAGATGTCTCATTCCGGTCCTGATCCTCGCGGTGGTGCTGTTCGTATTCTCCTGCGCGAGTCTGACGCTGAAACCGCCATCAGTGACGATCGTGGGCATTGACGTGATCGAGGCGACCCTCTTCGAGCAGCGATTTTCCTTCACACTGCGGGTCCGGAATCCGAACAGCAGGGATATTCCGCTGACGGGCCTGAGTTTCGAGGTGGAGCTGAACGATCTCCCCTTTGCGCGGGGCGTAAGCGACAGGGCGGTTACGGTGCCGCGTTTCGGTGAAGGAATTCTCACGGTGACGGCCGTAAGCGACCTGGCGGACATTTTTCGCCAGATCCGTGAATGGACCCGGAAAGACCAGCCCGGAACTTTCTCCTATCGTATCAAGGGAACACTTTCCACGGGCTTCTTCGGAGCTCTGACCTTTGACGAGAAGGGCGTGGTTGAACTGCCGCGTCCCCGTCAGGACTCTTGA
- a CDS encoding DMT family transporter, producing the protein MPRQPHIRAGYFFAVLAAVLWASSGIASKFLFNNGITAHGLVQMRCTLASSFLFFWLFTSNRSLLLIDRRDLPYFISLGLELGAVQYTYLFAISKINVAMAVLIQYQAPVFVVLYTMLILRARLPAVVFIALMGLIPGCYLVVGAYNLDLLNMNRAGVLAALCSAVLFACYTVLSARGMRRYDPRTVVFFGLLFSAVIWNILHPPLAAFLSLSGIAQWGCVLFVGIVGTVIAFTCYNQAIFRIGAVRTSITATLEPITAGFMAWILLSETMESRQILGALLVIASVIVLQAKGSRR; encoded by the coding sequence TTGCCGCGGCAGCCTCACATCCGAGCGGGCTATTTCTTTGCCGTACTGGCGGCCGTTCTCTGGGCCTCCTCGGGAATAGCGTCCAAGTTTCTCTTCAACAACGGCATTACGGCCCATGGGCTTGTCCAGATGCGCTGCACGCTGGCCTCGTCCTTCCTGTTCTTCTGGCTGTTTACGAGTAATCGCTCGCTGCTGCTGATTGACCGGCGGGACCTTCCCTACTTTATTTCTCTCGGCCTGGAACTCGGGGCGGTCCAGTACACCTATCTTTTTGCCATCAGCAAGATCAATGTGGCCATGGCGGTTCTCATCCAATACCAGGCCCCTGTTTTCGTCGTGCTGTACACGATGCTGATTCTGCGGGCACGGCTCCCGGCCGTCGTGTTCATCGCCCTGATGGGTTTGATCCCGGGGTGCTACCTGGTCGTTGGGGCATACAACCTTGACTTGCTGAACATGAACCGTGCGGGCGTCCTCGCGGCGCTGTGCTCGGCCGTCCTCTTCGCCTGCTACACGGTGCTTTCCGCCCGGGGCATGCGGCGCTACGATCCCCGGACGGTGGTATTCTTCGGCCTGCTCTTTTCGGCTGTTATCTGGAACATCCTGCATCCGCCCCTGGCGGCCTTTCTGAGCCTCTCGGGAATCGCGCAATGGGGGTGTGTCCTGTTCGTCGGAATCGTCGGAACGGTCATTGCCTTTACCTGCTACAATCAAGCCATTTTCCGCATCGGAGCAGTGCGGACCAGTATCACGGCCACCCTGGAACCGATCACGGCGGGTTTCATGGCCTGGATACTCCTGTCGGAAACCATGGAATCACGGCAGATTCTGGGGGCCCTGCTGGTGATCGCCTCGGTGATAGTGCTGCAGGCGAAGGGGAGCCGGCGGTAG
- a CDS encoding bifunctional nuclease family protein — protein sequence MIPVKRRIGVTVLVTATAVMAAALLYCVVPHRGAGFAADGSPVSGGNVGTSSAISGDAEHRRGTGTGLAVFVGDLVMIPESGAAVVFLVTDDRERCLPITIGQFEALAITRFMQSVTPPRPMTHELLLDTVSRLGGQIVSITVDSFDQGTFKAFIRVGLEDGSETLIDARPSDSIALAIKAGAAMYVAPAVMDQAGRMLEEPDDGTQADPGPDAPGPVPFPRKPDAETVL from the coding sequence ATGATACCTGTCAAACGCCGCATCGGCGTCACCGTCCTTGTCACCGCCACGGCCGTCATGGCGGCGGCCCTGCTCTATTGTGTCGTGCCCCACAGGGGTGCCGGCTTCGCGGCCGACGGCTCTCCGGTTTCCGGCGGGAACGTCGGAACATCGTCTGCAATCAGTGGCGACGCCGAACACCGGCGGGGTACGGGAACGGGCCTCGCCGTCTTCGTGGGTGACCTGGTCATGATTCCCGAGTCGGGCGCCGCCGTGGTGTTCCTCGTCACAGACGACCGGGAGCGCTGCCTGCCCATCACAATCGGCCAGTTCGAGGCGCTGGCCATCACCCGTTTCATGCAGTCCGTGACACCTCCGCGGCCCATGACTCACGAACTCCTCCTCGATACCGTAAGCAGGCTGGGCGGACAGATTGTCAGTATAACCGTCGATTCTTTCGACCAGGGAACCTTCAAGGCCTTCATCAGGGTGGGCCTAGAAGACGGGTCCGAGACACTCATCGACGCCCGTCCCAGCGATTCCATTGCCCTGGCAATCAAGGCAGGGGCGGCCATGTATGTCGCCCCCGCCGTCATGGACCAGGCGGGCAGAATGTTGGAAGAACCCGACGACGGGACGCAAGCCGACCCGGGGCCCGACGCTCCCGGGCCGGTCCCTTTTCCGCGGAAACCCGACGCGGAGACTGTACTGTAG
- a CDS encoding Trm112 family protein — translation MAINRELLSILACPACKGDLVLTEQGDGLVCYACMLLYEIRNDIPIMLVDEARRLTDVDLPRCSGGGN, via the coding sequence ATGGCAATAAACAGGGAACTGCTTTCCATTCTTGCGTGCCCGGCCTGCAAAGGCGATCTTGTCCTCACGGAGCAGGGGGATGGACTTGTCTGTTATGCCTGTATGCTGCTCTACGAGATACGCAATGATATACCGATCATGCTCGTCGATGAAGCACGGCGCCTTACGGACGTTGACCTCCCGCGATGCTCCGGCGGCGGGAACTGA